One window from the genome of Pyrobaculum ferrireducens encodes:
- a CDS encoding MBL fold metallo-hydrolase, with translation MEIRPVGEESLGVRSMCLYVETRDVRILLDAGVSLAPRRFGLPPHPRELERARAVRAEILRLAEGADVVTISHYHRDHFTPWYPSTYMATDGETYRRVYGGRKVLAKSPHDLNWSQRRRHYGLAKALQEAGAEVAYADGGGWRFGGTVVKASQSLWHGPAGSKTGRVVAFAVLDGEERLAFVPDVEGPVEPEPVNFLREVRPTFVVLGGPPTYLNWELDKALAYLREVVDLRPRVLVLAHHLLRDADWREKVSPVLEYAERRGVTVTTYAGLLGRGEELLEARRRELYQADPAEAAARDEDEED, from the coding sequence ATGGAGATCCGGCCAGTTGGCGAGGAGTCGCTGGGAGTGCGCTCTATGTGTCTCTACGTGGAGACGAGAGACGTCCGGATTCTACTCGACGCCGGGGTCTCCCTCGCGCCTCGGCGCTTCGGCCTCCCGCCGCACCCCCGGGAGCTGGAGCGGGCCAGGGCCGTGAGGGCCGAAATATTGAGGCTGGCGGAGGGGGCCGACGTGGTGACAATAAGCCACTACCACAGAGACCACTTCACGCCGTGGTACCCCAGCACCTACATGGCCACAGACGGGGAGACTTACAGAAGGGTGTACGGGGGGAGGAAGGTCCTCGCCAAGAGCCCCCACGACCTTAACTGGTCGCAGAGGAGGCGCCACTACGGCCTCGCCAAGGCTCTCCAGGAGGCGGGGGCGGAGGTGGCATACGCCGACGGGGGCGGGTGGCGTTTCGGGGGGACGGTGGTGAAGGCGTCGCAGTCTCTGTGGCACGGCCCGGCCGGCTCGAAGACGGGGAGAGTCGTGGCGTTCGCCGTCTTGGACGGGGAGGAGAGGCTCGCCTTCGTGCCAGACGTGGAGGGTCCCGTAGAGCCAGAGCCCGTGAATTTCCTCAGAGAGGTGAGGCCCACGTTCGTGGTGCTGGGCGGGCCGCCGACTTATCTCAACTGGGAGCTTGACAAGGCGCTGGCCTATCTACGGGAGGTGGTCGACCTAAGGCCCAGGGTGCTCGTGCTGGCGCACCACCTGCTGAGAGACGCAGACTGGAGGGAGAAGGTTTCGCCGGTGTTGGAATACGCAGAGCGGAGGGGCGTCACGGTTACGACCTACGCGGGGTTGCTGGGCAGAGGCGAGGAGCTACTAGAGGCGCGGAGGAGGGAGCTCTATCAAGCAGATCCTGCCGAGGCCGCGGCACGCGACGAGGACGAGGAGGATTAG
- a CDS encoding type II toxin-antitoxin system VapC family toxin encodes MTSYTEKVVIDTSYFVAYLNKRDRHHAEALKLSKVLENYHPYITDHILDELVTYFSYRVDRRHAASVAEAILKKIDEGGLDIVLADREILTQALTYLKKYDRDLSFTDCITLATMDQLATSHILTFDSDFDNVTLLKTRKRVVNIRWLY; translated from the coding sequence ATGACATCTTATACAGAAAAAGTCGTCATTGACACCTCCTACTTCGTAGCCTACCTAAACAAGAGAGACAGACACCACGCAGAAGCCCTCAAGCTATCGAAGGTGCTCGAAAACTACCACCCATACATAACCGATCATATCTTGGACGAACTAGTGACATATTTCTCATACAGGGTAGATAGAAGACACGCCGCCTCCGTAGCCGAGGCCATTCTAAAAAAGATAGACGAGGGGGGGCTCGACATAGTTCTCGCAGACAGAGAAATATTGACTCAAGCCCTTACATATCTAAAGAAATACGACAGAGATCTAAGCTTCACAGACTGCATCACCCTCGCAACCATGGACCAGCTCGCCACTTCGCACATCCTAACCTTCGACTCAGACTTCGACAACGTCACACTTCTCAAGACCAGGAAAAGAGTTGTAAACATCCGCTGGCTCTACTAG
- a CDS encoding bifunctional alpha,alpha-trehalose-phosphate synthase (UDP-forming)/trehalose-phosphatase, producing the protein MRLFIVSNRLPVTVVRRDGGVEIRESVGGLATAMKSFLEATDGGRGLGFREVVWVGWSGLRAEVEGEEVRARLRERGLLPVPLSEEDVSLFYEGFCNSTLWPLFHSFTVYTVFERRFWEAYVRVQQRFAEAVASMAEPGDLVWVHDYHLMLLPAMLREAVPDLAVGFFLHIPFPPPEILQLMPPQWRTSILEGVLASDLVGFHIHEYVNNFLRSVAKFLGYRVEVGVVHVGRRRVRVGAFPIGINFEMFHNSALSPDVQTAAEELRQRLRGLKIVFSIDRLDYTKGVINRVRAWERFLREHPEWRRRATFVLVVVPSRTGVPQYDAMKREIEREVGRINGELGEVDWVPIIYISRFIPTPTLHALYNVADVALITPLRDGMNLVSKEYVASRRDCRGVLILSETAGAAHELVEALIVNPNDESAMVEAIARALSMEPEEQCRRLRAMQERIRQNDVVKWAVDFIKATVEAYGEAREAAASATAALLDGGAAAQVAEAFRRAGKRLLILDYDGTLVPHYPYAYQAVPDGALLSLLRDLASLPGTAVAVVSGRPREFLEAWLGALPLYLVAEHGAFVKEPGGGWRQFYPVDTGWKTAVKRVMEEYALRTPGSYVEEKETAVVWHYRNVEPEVGEQAAQRLLEALSGLLEGAPAVVLRGSKVVEVRPAGVSKGAVARWLIEQLRPDFVLVAGDDATDEDMFKAAPGEAYTVKVGRGDTAARFYVPTYKRLRELLHSLRKAAATSA; encoded by the coding sequence GTGAGGCTTTTTATCGTGTCTAACAGGTTGCCTGTGACGGTGGTGAGGAGGGATGGCGGGGTTGAGATTAGGGAGTCGGTGGGCGGCCTCGCGACGGCGATGAAGTCTTTTCTCGAGGCGACGGACGGCGGGAGGGGGCTAGGCTTTAGGGAGGTGGTGTGGGTTGGGTGGTCTGGGTTGAGGGCTGAGGTGGAGGGGGAGGAGGTTAGGGCTAGGCTTCGGGAGAGGGGGCTCCTTCCTGTGCCTCTCTCAGAGGAGGATGTTTCGCTTTTCTACGAGGGCTTCTGCAACTCGACGCTGTGGCCGTTGTTCCACAGCTTTACGGTGTACACCGTTTTCGAGAGGCGCTTCTGGGAGGCGTATGTGAGGGTTCAGCAGAGGTTTGCAGAGGCGGTGGCGTCTATGGCTGAGCCCGGCGATTTGGTGTGGGTGCACGACTACCACCTGATGCTCCTCCCGGCGATGCTCAGAGAGGCCGTCCCCGACCTGGCGGTGGGGTTCTTTCTACACATACCCTTCCCCCCTCCGGAGATTCTCCAACTCATGCCGCCGCAGTGGAGGACCTCGATCCTAGAGGGCGTCCTAGCCTCTGATTTAGTGGGCTTCCACATCCACGAATACGTGAACAACTTTCTGCGGTCTGTCGCCAAGTTTCTGGGGTATAGAGTGGAGGTGGGTGTGGTCCACGTGGGCCGCAGGAGGGTGAGGGTGGGGGCCTTCCCCATCGGTATAAATTTCGAGATGTTTCACAACTCGGCCCTCAGCCCCGATGTGCAGACGGCAGCGGAGGAGCTGAGGCAGAGGCTGAGGGGGCTGAAGATAGTCTTCTCCATCGACAGGCTGGACTACACCAAGGGGGTTATCAACAGGGTAAGGGCGTGGGAGCGCTTCCTCCGCGAGCACCCGGAGTGGCGCAGGAGGGCAACCTTCGTGCTGGTGGTGGTGCCGTCGAGAACTGGCGTTCCGCAGTACGACGCGATGAAGAGGGAGATCGAAAGGGAGGTGGGGAGGATCAACGGAGAGCTGGGAGAGGTGGACTGGGTGCCCATTATCTACATCTCCCGGTTCATCCCGACGCCCACCCTACACGCCCTCTACAACGTGGCTGACGTCGCCCTCATCACCCCGCTGAGAGACGGGATGAACCTCGTGTCGAAGGAGTACGTGGCTTCTAGGAGGGACTGCCGGGGGGTCCTCATTCTCAGCGAGACGGCAGGGGCGGCTCACGAGCTTGTGGAGGCCCTTATTGTCAATCCCAATGACGAGAGCGCCATGGTGGAGGCCATAGCGAGGGCCCTCTCCATGGAGCCTGAGGAGCAGTGCAGGAGGCTGAGGGCGATGCAGGAGAGGATTAGGCAAAACGACGTGGTGAAGTGGGCTGTGGACTTCATAAAAGCGACGGTGGAGGCGTACGGCGAGGCTAGAGAGGCCGCCGCCTCGGCGACCGCGGCTCTCCTCGACGGCGGAGCCGCGGCGCAGGTTGCGGAGGCCTTCAGACGGGCTGGGAAGAGGCTCCTCATCTTGGACTACGACGGGACGCTGGTGCCGCACTACCCATACGCCTATCAAGCCGTCCCCGACGGGGCCCTCCTCTCCCTCCTCAGAGATCTCGCCTCTCTGCCGGGGACGGCTGTGGCGGTGGTGAGCGGGAGGCCGAGGGAGTTTCTCGAGGCGTGGCTGGGGGCGCTCCCCCTGTACCTCGTGGCGGAGCACGGAGCTTTTGTCAAAGAGCCCGGCGGGGGATGGCGCCAGTTCTACCCAGTAGACACTGGGTGGAAAACAGCTGTGAAGAGGGTAATGGAGGAATACGCATTGAGGACGCCGGGCTCATATGTTGAGGAGAAGGAAACCGCCGTGGTTTGGCACTATAGAAATGTGGAACCGGAAGTGGGCGAGCAGGCGGCGCAGAGGCTTTTGGAGGCGCTGTCCGGCCTCCTGGAGGGCGCCCCCGCGGTGGTGCTGAGGGGGAGTAAGGTGGTTGAGGTGAGGCCGGCCGGCGTGAGCAAAGGCGCGGTGGCTAGGTGGCTAATTGAGCAACTGCGCCCCGACTTTGTCCTCGTGGCGGGGGACGACGCCACGGACGAGGACATGTTCAAGGCGGCGCCCGGGGAGGCGTATACTGTGAAGGTGGGGAGGGGCGACACGGCGGCGAGGTTCTACGTCCCGACGTACAAGCGGCTTAGGGAGCTTCTCCACAGCTTGAGAAAGGCGGCGGCTACCTCAGCCTAG
- a CDS encoding glycosyltransferase: MNFVVVAPQSSHWEDSHRAAAILVKALRRIGHEAWLVTSVYHDGEPAVDPDVVEKSEEGFVEVERDVSGVPTIRVLSAKSMLPPGAVTLRSFSKILAAIDRRRGVDAVVVFSSFWNGPEEAAKWVTIKKMLAQSGEAEKPPALVYVPVYPTGAHGASPVEAVSRSIWSTLNLPQVLRQAAAVVVSCREEAEAIRQFRVPADRVIEGKWWIDPDYPEALAAGRPPLLEGFELVVSYAGPLTEEKNVKALARLAERMPQAAVAVVGRGDAVAWLRREAARRRNLVLVEDPSAVASVARGSLLGVDLSLHEPMGIRALEYLYAGTPYAASPTSRAACHITDGVDGARLRNPEDLEGVARLVSTLAKKPELREEMGRHGRRKTENLLATTLAETLVARLR; encoded by the coding sequence ATGAACTTTGTTGTTGTTGCCCCCCAAAGCTCCCACTGGGAGGATTCCCACAGAGCGGCGGCGATACTAGTCAAGGCTCTGCGCCGGATAGGCCACGAGGCTTGGCTGGTGACGAGCGTCTACCACGATGGCGAGCCGGCTGTGGACCCCGATGTGGTGGAGAAGAGCGAGGAGGGCTTCGTCGAGGTGGAGAGAGACGTCTCGGGAGTCCCCACCATCCGGGTCCTCAGCGCTAAGTCTATGCTCCCGCCGGGCGCGGTGACGTTGAGAAGCTTCTCCAAAATCCTCGCCGCAATAGATAGAAGACGCGGCGTAGACGCCGTGGTGGTTTTCTCAAGCTTCTGGAACGGCCCGGAGGAGGCGGCTAAGTGGGTAACCATAAAAAAGATGCTGGCCCAGTCGGGGGAGGCGGAGAAGCCGCCGGCCCTCGTCTACGTCCCCGTATACCCCACAGGTGCCCACGGCGCCAGCCCCGTGGAGGCGGTCTCTAGGAGTATATGGTCCACCCTAAACCTCCCCCAAGTCCTCAGACAGGCGGCGGCTGTTGTAGTGAGCTGTAGAGAGGAGGCGGAGGCTATTAGGCAATTCCGCGTCCCCGCGGACAGAGTTATAGAGGGGAAGTGGTGGATTGACCCGGACTACCCGGAGGCCCTCGCCGCCGGGAGGCCGCCCCTTCTAGAGGGTTTTGAGCTGGTGGTGTCCTACGCCGGTCCGCTTACAGAGGAGAAAAACGTCAAGGCTCTGGCTAGGCTTGCCGAGAGGATGCCCCAAGCGGCCGTGGCTGTTGTGGGCCGGGGGGATGCAGTAGCGTGGCTCCGGAGGGAGGCCGCGAGGAGGAGAAACCTCGTCTTGGTGGAGGACCCCTCGGCTGTTGCCTCAGTGGCCAGGGGCTCCCTACTGGGGGTGGATCTATCCCTCCACGAGCCCATGGGTATTCGGGCGCTGGAGTACCTCTACGCCGGGACGCCGTACGCCGCGTCCCCCACCTCAAGAGCCGCCTGCCATATCACAGACGGCGTCGACGGCGCAAGGCTGAGAAACCCCGAGGACCTAGAGGGCGTCGCCCGACTCGTCTCCACGCTGGCTAAGAAGCCGGAGCTGAGGGAGGAGATGGGGAGGCACGGGAGAAGGAAGACAGAAAACTTGCTCGCCACTACACTCGCCGAGACACTCGTAGCTAGGCTGAGGTAG
- a CDS encoding radical SAM protein, which translates to MPIYSWPRPLYKPDEGLLGEPNVKESTYARREGGAVVCTLCHRRCRLSHGAVGACGMRFNLGGRLYTVAYGLLTAAESRPMEIKPLYHFYPGTSALTISTWGCNFPCAWCQNWHISKRAIPRGVYVPPEKVVEWALENGDSGVNISFNEPTLLAEYAEDLFKLATARGLHASINTNGYLTEEAVERLAAAGMAAMNVDLKGGRGTYWRWLAADLDKLLKTARRAKSLGVHVEFTYLVIPGVNDGDAEEVLEVAASFGRETPLHITAYHPAHMLTNPPTPPDLVDALWRRARRELDFVYVGNIPGHPGQHTYCPNCGYPVIKRAGDRAVKIELSGGKCPRCGRELPIVGRPGRYGKLYRSFI; encoded by the coding sequence GTGCCTATCTACTCGTGGCCCCGCCCCCTCTACAAGCCGGATGAGGGGTTGCTAGGGGAGCCCAACGTCAAGGAGTCGACCTATGCCCGGCGCGAGGGCGGCGCGGTTGTGTGCACCCTATGCCACAGGAGGTGCAGACTTAGCCACGGCGCCGTGGGGGCCTGCGGTATGCGTTTCAACCTCGGGGGGAGGCTATACACGGTGGCCTACGGCCTCTTGACCGCCGCCGAGTCTAGGCCGATGGAAATCAAGCCCCTCTACCACTTCTACCCAGGAACCTCCGCCCTAACGATCAGCACCTGGGGGTGCAACTTCCCATGCGCGTGGTGCCAGAACTGGCACATATCGAAAAGGGCGATCCCCCGCGGCGTCTACGTGCCGCCGGAGAAGGTGGTGGAGTGGGCTTTGGAAAACGGCGACTCGGGGGTCAACATCAGCTTCAACGAGCCCACCCTCCTCGCCGAGTACGCCGAGGATCTCTTCAAGCTCGCCACTGCCAGGGGGCTACACGCCTCTATAAACACCAACGGCTACCTAACCGAGGAGGCCGTGGAGAGGCTTGCTGCAGCCGGGATGGCGGCGATGAACGTAGATCTGAAGGGGGGCCGCGGGACGTATTGGAGGTGGCTGGCCGCGGATTTAGACAAGCTTCTCAAAACCGCCCGCCGCGCCAAGTCGCTGGGCGTCCACGTGGAGTTCACATACCTCGTGATCCCCGGAGTTAACGACGGGGATGCGGAGGAGGTGCTGGAGGTAGCCGCCTCCTTTGGGAGGGAGACGCCTCTTCACATCACCGCCTACCACCCAGCCCACATGCTCACAAACCCCCCGACACCCCCCGATCTTGTGGACGCCCTCTGGCGCCGCGCCAGGAGGGAGCTGGATTTTGTATACGTCGGCAACATACCGGGCCACCCCGGCCAGCACACCTACTGCCCCAACTGCGGCTACCCGGTGATAAAACGGGCGGGTGATCGGGCTGTCAAGATAGAGCTAAGTGGCGGCAAGTGTCCGAGGTGCGGCCGGGAGTTGCCCATAGTGGGGAGGCCGGGGCGCTACGGCAAGCTGTACAGATCCTTCATATAG
- a CDS encoding ABC transporter permease: MMSEVARLAWKALWERRGRTIGAIVGVVIAFTALSYALLLGQTFKDYTTRYFTSNFQTNVLYVTGGQFTDADVDALSRIDGVELAVPIAAARGVVRIPGASGQIPATVYGVDPALVRRLLPETALYDGELVVASNLVLVGYFVAFDRSTGQQRASVGSPISLTLGRRAQSAVVSGILASGMLGFIDTSRGVVMDLSAFRQTTGITSYSTVMLFLRDPSLADAVANEVRASFPNVDVISPQAVLQTINSFLTSFQLFLGLIAGVSTVITALWLYDTMSISVVQRTKEIGILRAIGFKKRHVMGMFLMEALIIAAIGVAVGMALLVPLAQSGIPFMSTTQQQQAPRGGPSAHPPFSSITSLELDPLLITATAALVIAINLVGAFLPAYRAGRIDIVSALRYE, encoded by the coding sequence ATGATGAGTGAAGTGGCTCGGCTAGCTTGGAAAGCGCTGTGGGAAAGGAGGGGCCGCACCATCGGCGCCATCGTGGGGGTAGTCATAGCCTTTACGGCGCTGAGCTACGCTCTATTGCTGGGGCAGACCTTCAAGGACTACACCACGCGCTACTTCACCTCAAACTTCCAGACAAATGTCCTGTACGTCACCGGGGGGCAGTTCACAGACGCCGATGTAGATGCCCTCTCTAGGATTGATGGTGTGGAGCTGGCGGTGCCCATCGCGGCGGCCCGGGGGGTCGTGAGGATACCTGGCGCCTCTGGGCAGATCCCGGCGACTGTATACGGCGTCGATCCGGCGCTGGTTAGACGGCTCCTCCCAGAGACTGCGCTTTACGACGGGGAGCTCGTCGTGGCGTCTAATCTAGTGCTGGTGGGGTACTTCGTAGCCTTTGACAGATCCACCGGCCAGCAGAGGGCGTCCGTGGGGTCCCCCATCTCGCTGACGCTGGGGAGGAGGGCCCAGTCGGCGGTGGTCTCCGGCATACTAGCGTCCGGGATGCTTGGCTTCATAGACACGTCCCGGGGCGTGGTTATGGACCTCTCCGCGTTCCGACAGACCACCGGCATCACGAGCTACAGCACGGTGATGCTCTTCCTAAGAGACCCCTCTCTGGCAGACGCCGTGGCCAACGAGGTCAGAGCCAGCTTCCCCAACGTAGATGTAATTTCGCCGCAGGCGGTGTTGCAGACTATAAACAGCTTCCTAACCTCCTTCCAGCTCTTCCTCGGCCTAATCGCGGGGGTCAGCACGGTCATAACGGCGCTGTGGCTCTACGACACCATGTCTATAAGCGTCGTGCAGAGAACCAAGGAAATTGGGATCCTCAGAGCCATCGGCTTCAAGAAGAGGCATGTAATGGGGATGTTTCTAATGGAGGCGTTGATAATAGCCGCGATAGGCGTCGCAGTGGGCATGGCCCTCCTAGTCCCGCTCGCCCAGAGCGGCATCCCCTTCATGTCCACCACACAGCAACAGCAGGCGCCGAGGGGCGGCCCCTCCGCCCACCCACCCTTCTCCTCCATAACGTCGCTGGAGCTAGACCCCCTTCTCATCACGGCAACCGCGGCTTTGGTAATCGCCATAAATCTGGTGGGCGCCTTCCTACCGGCGTACCGGGCGGGGAGGATAGACATCGTCTCCGCCCTGAGGTATGAGTAA
- a CDS encoding winged helix-turn-helix domain-containing protein, translating to MARKRRSRLEIVVDILNVLSRGCKKPTHIAAEANLAYDRMAKIIEELVDRGLVSIHNGEFCITPQGLKMLEAYRQWRRFLDAMGL from the coding sequence ATGGCTCGGAAAAGGAGAAGTAGGCTTGAGATCGTTGTTGACATCCTCAACGTGCTGTCCAGAGGCTGTAAAAAGCCGACGCACATAGCCGCCGAGGCGAACCTCGCCTACGACCGCATGGCGAAGATAATTGAGGAGCTCGTGGATCGGGGACTGGTGTCTATACACAACGGCGAATTCTGCATAACTCCCCAGGGGTTAAAAATGCTGGAGGCTTATCGCCAGTGGCGCCGATTCCTAGACGCTATGGGCCTCTGA
- a CDS encoding ABC transporter substrate-binding protein, translating to MRALFLLLALAALALSATILTRADQASIDAALPLLQRYLPDVKLVPADPTQWRALIDRGGVDFLWAGAPVLYEALYREGYLAPMPDVPELRQLPERLGGIPLKRVGPDGRVYYVVYGLLGYVIGYNPEALGKAGARAVCSWRGLASPNLTRYYLETGVKPLAIARPTKSTSSAAMMQLVTEIYGWEEGWRYLASMAAVARFVDSSGAVRDVVKRGEALFGPMVDYYVFIAGLDYCIPTDGTDILFDPVAVPRGANMTTAALLTRVFLTDMEKRLVDRYILPGNPAVLDSPDVNKTKAAVLKNHLEKLMGARVLAVPPEKSASYYYSFIYYYEATLVDLQDLLTDVWTRAVQAYLAGKITEAQLRDIWRLLGAPVNFTDPDTGARRTFTYQVAVEINDKVGRDPAYRDKVYQAWREAARERYQRAAQLLESYMSAVNTKQTQPQQVAQQVNTQQNTALIIIVSVLAVLAVVVLFIKRIR from the coding sequence ATGCGGGCTCTATTCCTACTTCTCGCACTGGCCGCCTTGGCCCTCTCGGCCACTATTTTGACCAGGGCGGACCAGGCCTCTATAGACGCCGCCCTGCCCCTCTTACAGAGATATCTGCCCGATGTCAAGCTTGTGCCGGCGGATCCCACCCAGTGGAGGGCGTTGATTGACCGCGGTGGCGTGGACTTCCTCTGGGCCGGGGCGCCGGTGCTTTACGAGGCGCTGTATAGAGAGGGGTATCTCGCACCCATGCCCGACGTCCCGGAGCTGAGGCAACTCCCCGAGCGGCTTGGGGGCATCCCGCTGAAGAGGGTGGGGCCCGACGGCAGGGTTTACTACGTGGTGTACGGCCTCCTCGGCTATGTAATAGGCTACAACCCCGAGGCTCTAGGAAAGGCCGGGGCGAGGGCGGTCTGTAGCTGGCGGGGCCTCGCGTCTCCCAACCTCACCAGGTACTATCTAGAGACTGGGGTGAAGCCGTTGGCCATTGCAAGGCCTACCAAGTCCACCTCCTCAGCCGCGATGATGCAGTTGGTCACCGAGATCTACGGGTGGGAGGAGGGGTGGCGCTATCTGGCGTCTATGGCCGCGGTAGCCCGCTTCGTGGACTCCAGCGGCGCCGTTAGGGACGTGGTGAAGAGGGGAGAGGCGCTTTTCGGCCCCATGGTGGACTACTACGTCTTCATAGCTGGGCTCGACTACTGCATACCTACAGACGGCACAGACATACTATTCGACCCCGTGGCGGTGCCCCGCGGCGCCAACATGACTACGGCGGCCCTTTTGACGCGGGTGTTCCTCACCGACATGGAGAAGCGCCTTGTGGATAGGTACATCCTCCCCGGCAACCCCGCCGTGCTGGACTCCCCCGACGTCAACAAGACGAAGGCCGCCGTCTTAAAGAACCACCTGGAGAAGCTCATGGGCGCCAGGGTGCTCGCCGTCCCGCCGGAGAAGAGCGCCTCGTACTACTACTCCTTTATCTACTACTACGAAGCCACCCTGGTGGACCTCCAAGACCTCCTCACAGACGTCTGGACGAGGGCGGTCCAGGCCTACCTCGCGGGGAAGATCACAGAGGCCCAGCTCCGCGACATATGGCGGTTGCTGGGCGCCCCCGTCAACTTCACAGACCCCGACACGGGGGCGAGGAGGACATTTACCTACCAGGTGGCTGTGGAGATAAACGACAAGGTGGGGAGGGACCCCGCGTATAGAGACAAGGTGTATCAGGCGTGGCGCGAGGCGGCGAGGGAGAGGTACCAGAGAGCGGCCCAGCTCCTCGAAAGCTACATGTCAGCGGTTAACACAAAACAAACACAGCCTCAGCAAGTTGCGCAACAGGTCAATACTCAACAAAATACTGCATTGATAATCATAGTGTCTGTACTTGCAGTATTGGCAGTTGTTGTTTTATTTATTAAGAGAATCAGATAG
- a CDS encoding acetyl-CoA C-acetyltransferase, with translation MSTVGRRLDNVYIAAFARTAFTRFSRKEPQRDDFWDLRPEEIAAAPVKALLERTGVKPEDVEELLTGSALPVGEQWLYGGRHVVFAAKLPYTIPAAHIDRQCASSITTVGYGAMEVATGMADLVIAGGVEKMSKTPMYENPHIEINPKFLTDEEYVRLYNLPIGYVMGLTAERLAEVSGIRREEMDAWSLRSHRRAAEAYEKGYFRDEIIPIAVEKDGQKKVVDRDQAVRPDTTLEALAKLPPAFKPDGVITAGNSSPLNSGAAYVMLASGEAVKKYGLQPLAKVRAVAFAGVPPEVMGMGPVPASRKALEKAGLSVKQVGRWEINEAFAVVTLYAIKELGLDPETVNTRGGAIAIGHPLGATGARIIGTLARQMQIDGVDYGVATLCVGGGQGAAIVLERV, from the coding sequence ATGTCTACTGTTGGGAGGAGGCTGGACAACGTCTACATCGCCGCCTTCGCCAGAACCGCCTTTACGAGGTTTTCAAGGAAGGAGCCGCAGAGAGACGACTTCTGGGATCTGCGGCCTGAGGAGATAGCCGCGGCGCCGGTCAAGGCCCTCCTGGAGAGGACGGGGGTGAAGCCCGAAGACGTAGAGGAGCTTCTCACCGGCTCCGCGCTTCCGGTTGGGGAGCAGTGGCTCTACGGCGGGAGGCACGTGGTCTTCGCCGCCAAGCTACCCTACACAATACCCGCCGCCCACATCGACAGGCAGTGCGCCTCTTCTATAACCACGGTGGGGTACGGCGCGATGGAGGTGGCAACCGGCATGGCCGACTTGGTCATCGCAGGGGGCGTGGAGAAGATGTCTAAAACCCCGATGTACGAAAACCCCCATATAGAGATAAACCCCAAATTCCTAACAGACGAGGAGTACGTGAGGCTCTACAACCTCCCCATTGGCTACGTCATGGGGCTCACCGCGGAGCGGCTTGCCGAGGTCTCCGGCATAAGGCGGGAGGAGATGGACGCCTGGTCGCTGAGGAGCCACAGAAGGGCGGCAGAGGCCTACGAAAAGGGGTACTTCAGAGACGAGATCATCCCCATAGCCGTGGAGAAGGACGGGCAGAAGAAGGTCGTGGATAGAGACCAGGCTGTGAGGCCCGACACGACGCTGGAGGCCCTCGCCAAGCTCCCGCCTGCCTTCAAGCCGGATGGGGTGATAACTGCGGGCAACTCATCGCCGCTTAACTCCGGCGCGGCCTATGTCATGCTGGCCTCCGGGGAGGCTGTTAAGAAGTACGGCCTCCAGCCGCTGGCCAAGGTGAGGGCGGTGGCCTTCGCAGGTGTGCCGCCGGAGGTTATGGGCATGGGGCCGGTCCCCGCGTCGAGGAAGGCGCTTGAGAAGGCGGGGCTCTCCGTGAAGCAGGTGGGCAGGTGGGAGATCAACGAGGCGTTCGCCGTGGTCACGCTCTACGCAATAAAGGAGCTCGGCCTCGACCCGGAGACCGTAAACACGAGGGGAGGCGCCATAGCCATCGGCCACCCCCTGGGGGCCACCGGGGCCAGGATCATAGGGACCTTGGCTAGGCAGATGCAGATAGACGGGGTGGACTACGGCGTGGCCACCCTCTGCGTAGGCGGAGGGCAAGGCGCGGCCATCGTCTTGGAGAGGGTATAA